The Streptomyces sp. JB150 genomic interval CGTTTTCTGACCAGGGTTATTCAACAACCCGGCCCTTTCTGTACCGCAATTACTCACACCCGGGACCGGACGCGGGCGTGATCTGGAACAACATCGTCATCGGCGCCCTGGCCATGGTCCTGGGCGCGGTCTGCGCGGCGACGGCCGCGAAGAGCGCCTCCTGGCCGTAGACGAGCGGGAGCGACGGGAGAAACGGAGAGACGGGGGCGGACCAGAGGAGTCGGGGGCGGACGAGGACGGACGGCGAGGCCGGCCCGAGCGGGCCGGCCTCTTCGCGTGCGGCACGGCGTGTGCGGCACGGCGTGTGCGCCACAGCGGCCGGCACGGGGGCGCGCACGACGCCGGGCACCGGACAGCGGGAACGCGTGGTCCGGACCCCTGCGGGCACCCGCATGCGAGCGGGGTGCCTCACCGCATCCCGGCAGACTCTCGACAGGAGGAGCGAAGATGGAGATATCCGGCCTTATCAGCGCCCTGGTGATCGGCATCGTCATCGGCGTCCTCGGTCGCCTGGCCGTGCCGGGCCGTCAGCACATCGGCGTGCTGTGGACGATCCTCGTCGGCATCGTGGCCGCGCTGCTCGGCTCCGCGCTCGCCGGCGCACTGGGCGTGCGTGACACCAACGGCGTCGACTGGGTCGAATGGCTCATCCAGATCGCCCTCGCCGCGCTGGGCGTGGTGGCCCTGAGCCGCACCAAGGTCGCCAGGGTCCGGCACTGACGGCCGCGCCCGCACAGCACGGTCCGGGCGACTGTGGGAGGGTGCGGGCGCACAGGCCGGCGAGTTCACAGCGCGAGGAGGACCGTACGCCATGGTCGTGAAGGAGACCGAACTGCCGTACCTGCGACGCTGCGTGGAGCTGGCGGAGCAGGCGCTGGACGCCGGGGACGAGCCGTTCGGCTCGGTGCTGGTGGGCGCGGACGGCACGGTGCTCGGCGAGGACCACAACCGTGTGGCGTCCGGCGACCGCACCCGCCACCCGGAGTTCGAGCTGGCCCGCTGGTCGGCCACGCGGCTGACGCCCGGGGAGCGGGCGGCGGCGACCGTCTACACGTCCGGCGAGCACTGCCCGATGTGCGCCGCCGCGCACGCCTGGGTGGGCCTCGGCCGGATCGTGTACGTGGTGTCCTCCGAGCAGCTCTCCGGCTGGCTGACGGAGTGGGGCGTGCCCGCGCCGCCGGTGCGGACGCTGCCGGTGCACGAGGTGGCCCCCGGGGTGACGGTGGACGGCCCGGTGCCCGAACTGGCGGACCAGGTTAGGGAGTTGCACCGCAGGTTCTTCCGCGTCCCGCCCGCGACCCCGCGCCCGGGAACCGCCCCCTGACCGTCACGTGAAGCGGTCGAGCAGCGCGTCCAGCCCCGCCGCCAGCGCCTCCGGCCCGGCCGGACCGGCCAGGGCGAGGGCGGTGGCACGCAACCGGGGCAGCTCCTGCGCGGAGATGCGGTGCAGCCCGATGCGGAAGGCGGGATCGGGCTCCTCGGGCACGTCGTCCATCGCGCGCAGCTCGACCAGCAGATAGCCGAGCAGCCACGCGGTGAACGACCGGTGCACGGCGACCGCCTGACGGTCGCTCATACCCGCGTCGGACAGCAGCGCCAGGATCCGCTCGTCGCTGCGCAGCACGGCCGCCGGACGGCGGGCCAGCGGGGTGGACAGCAGCCGGGTGGCGAGCAGCGGGACGACGTTGGGGTGGCGCAGCGCGACCCGGTGGGCGGTACGCGCGATGCGGTGCAGCCCGCCCCGCCAGTCCCCGGCGCGCTCCCCCGCCCCGGCCCCGCGCCGCGACTCAATCCCCTCCCTTGCCCCCAGCCCCAGCCCCTCCCTCTCTCCCGCTCCCTCGCCCAGCTCCCGCTCCAGTTCCAGGCAGAACGCCTCCACCAGCCCGTCGAGCAGCGCGTCCTTGCCGGAGGCGTAGCGGTAGAGCGCCATCGCCTCCAC includes:
- a CDS encoding GlsB/YeaQ/YmgE family stress response membrane protein; this translates as MEISGLISALVIGIVIGVLGRLAVPGRQHIGVLWTILVGIVAALLGSALAGALGVRDTNGVDWVEWLIQIALAALGVVALSRTKVARVRH
- a CDS encoding TetR/AcrR family transcriptional regulator C-terminal domain-containing protein; its protein translation is MAGEREGPRGGVQGRRASDRGRYGRLNRERVLASALEIVDRDGLSGLSMRRLGAELGVEAMALYRYASGKDALLDGLVEAFCLELERELGEGAGEREGLGLGAREGIESRRGAGAGERAGDWRGGLHRIARTAHRVALRHPNVVPLLATRLLSTPLARRPAAVLRSDERILALLSDAGMSDRQAVAVHRSFTAWLLGYLLVELRAMDDVPEEPDPAFRIGLHRISAQELPRLRATALALAGPAGPEALAAGLDALLDRFT
- a CDS encoding nucleoside deaminase; the protein is MVVKETELPYLRRCVELAEQALDAGDEPFGSVLVGADGTVLGEDHNRVASGDRTRHPEFELARWSATRLTPGERAAATVYTSGEHCPMCAAAHAWVGLGRIVYVVSSEQLSGWLTEWGVPAPPVRTLPVHEVAPGVTVDGPVPELADQVRELHRRFFRVPPATPRPGTAP